Proteins from a genomic interval of Dama dama isolate Ldn47 chromosome 1, ASM3311817v1, whole genome shotgun sequence:
- the JRKL gene encoding jerky protein homolog-like yields the protein MSGKRKRVVLTIKDKLDIIKKLEDGGSSKQLAVIYGIGETTVRDIRKNKEKIITYASSSDSTSLLAKRKSMKPSMYEELDKAMLEWFNQQRAKGNPVSGPICAKRAEFFFYALGMDGDFNPSAGWLTRFKQRHSIREINIRNERLSGDETAVEDFCSNFRDYIERENLQPEQIYNADETGLFWKCLPSRTSVIKGKCTAPGHKSMEERVTIMCCANATGLHKLKLCVVGKAKKPRSFKSTDTSNLPVSYFSQKGAWMDLSIFRQWFDKIFVPQVREHLRSKGLQEKAVLLLDNSPTHPNENVLRSDDGQIFAKYLPPNVASLIQPLNQGVIATMKRNYRARLLQNNLEEGNDLRSFWKKLTLLDALYEIAMAWNLVKPVTISRAWKKILPTIEEKEGLDFDEEDISVAAIATILQHTKGLENVPTENIEKWLEVDSTEPGYEVLTDSEIIKRAQGQTDESSEEEEEEIELIPEKHINHAAALQWTENLLDYLEQQGDMILPDRLVIRKLRATIRNKQKMANSSQ from the coding sequence ATGTCAGGGAAACGGAAGCGTGTGGTGTTGACCATTAAAGATAAGCTTGATATAATAAAGAAACTTGAAGATGGAGGTTCTTCCAAACAACTGGCAGTGATTTATGGAATTGGCGAAACGACAGTTCGAGATAtaaggaaaaataaggaaaagatcATAACTTATGCAAGCAGTTCAGACTCTACAAGTCTTCTGGCTAAGAGGAAATCTATGAAACCATCCATGTATGAGGAACTGGACAAAGCGATGCTAGAATGGTTCAACCAGCAAAGAGCAAAAGGGAATCCCGTGTCTGGACCAATTTGTGCAAAAAGGGCAGAATTCTTCTTTTATGCTTTGGGAATGGATGGTGATTTTAACCCCTCTGCTGGTTGGTTAACTCGTTTTAAGCAGCGGCACAGCATTAGAGAGattaatattagaaatgaaagattAAGTGGAGATGAGACTGCTGTGGAGGATTTTTGCAGCAACTTTCGAGACTATATTGAACGAGAGAATTTGCAGCCCGAGCAAATCTACAATGCAGATGAAACTGGACTGTTTTGGAAGTGCCTGCCTTCCAGGACTTCGGTAATCAAAGGTAAATGCACAGCCCCTGGGCACAAGTCAATGGAAGAAAGAGTCACTATCATGTGTTGTGCCAATGCAACAGGTTTACACAAACTTAAGCTTTGTGTTGTGGGGAAAGCAAAGAAGCCTCGCTCCTTCAAGTCAACTGACACCTCAAACCTGCCAGTCTCTTATTTCAGCCAAAAAGGCGCATGGATGGATCTTTCCATTTTCCGACAGTGGTTTGATAAGATTTTTGTGCCCCAAGTTCGAGAGCACTTAAGATCCAAAGGGTTGCAAGAAAAGGCTGTACTCCTATTGGATAATTCACCAACACATCCAAATGAAAACGTCCTGAGGTCAGATGATGgccaaatatttgctaaatatttaCCACCTAATGTGGCTTCGTTGATTCAGCCCTTGAATCAGGGAGTCATAGCTACAATGAAGAGAAACTACCGAGCACGTCTTCTCCAGAACAACTTGGAAGAAGGCAATGACCTGAGGTCATTCTGGAAGAAGCTAACTCTACTAGATGCACTTTATGAAATAGCAATGGCATGGAATTTAGTAAAGCCAGTTACCATCAGCAGAGCATGGAAGAAGATTCTCCCTACCATAGAGGAGAAAGAAGGCCTGGACTTTGATGAGGAAGATATCTCAGTGGCTGCCATTGCTACCATTTTACAACACACCAAAGGATTGGAAAATGTGCCTACTGAGAACATTGAAAAATGGCTTGAAGTGGACAGTACTGAACCAGGCTATGAAGTCTTAACTGACAGCGAAATCATCAAAAGAGCACAAGGTCAGACAGATGAATCcagtgaagaggaggaggaggaaatagaaCTGATTCCAGAGAAACATATTAATCAT